In Blattabacterium cuenoti, a single window of DNA contains:
- a CDS encoding SufE family protein — protein MTLKDKEQKIKQEFDQLHDWQDKYEYILYLGNSLPKQDNTFRTEDKLIYGCQSKVWLDAKLIGMKIIFDADSDALIPKGLIAIMINVYSGRYPFEIISSKANFISDIGFNNFLTPIRSNGLLLFLKKIKFYAQYFSTNS, from the coding sequence ATGACATTAAAAGATAAAGAACAAAAAATTAAACAAGAATTTGATCAATTACATGATTGGCAAGATAAATATGAATATATATTATATCTAGGTAATAGTTTGCCAAAACAAGATAATACATTTAGAACTGAAGATAAATTAATTTATGGATGTCAATCTAAAGTTTGGTTAGATGCTAAATTAATTGGTATGAAAATAATTTTTGATGCTGATAGTGATGCTTTAATTCCTAAAGGATTGATTGCAATTATGATTAATGTGTATTCAGGAAGATATCCATTTGAAATTATTTCGTCAAAGGCAAATTTTATTAGTGACATAGGATTTAACAATTTTTTAACTCCAATTAGATCAAATGGATTATTATTGTTTTTAAAAAAAATCAAATTTTATGCACAATATTTTTCAACTAATTCATAA
- the metE gene encoding 5-methyltetrahydropteroyltriglutamate--homocysteine S-methyltransferase, protein MLKHNLGYPRIGIKRELKKACEDYWNNLITSKSLFNIGKQIRINNWKTQENCGLDLIPCNDFSFYDHVLDMSFLLGNISELYYTQFKEDIDIYFAMARGFQKNKFDFKAMEMTKWFNTNYHYIVPEFEKNQKFGIYSMKIFNEIDEYKKIIKNAIPKPVLIGPLTYLYLGKEKNTNFNKLDLIDNLLPVYIEIIQRLIKKNIKWIQLDEPILVFDSLNDQIIEALKYVYKTINKICSNNAINIILTSYFDSIEENNLYIFKNFSSTFNLHIDLVENNSNLTKILDFFKEEKMGLSLGIINGKNIWKNNYTHSIKIIEKAILKLGKERIIIAPSCSLLHIPIDLEFEDSIPINIINKMAFAKQKLYELNDLEKILNGQKEILLNNFKYFEKKEKEKYIFKQIKKENITRTNAFQIRQTKQQKKFRLPLFPTTTIGSFPQTKEIRTLRKKLKNHEISQHQYEELIQQYIIDAIKKQEKINLDVLVHGEFERNDMVEFFSDKLQGFVSTKNGWVQSYGSRCVKPPVIYEDVKRVDDMTVKWISFAQSQTKKLIKGILTGPVTILKWSFVRDDQPYYDTAYQIAWAIREEVKSLENSGIKIIQIDEPALREGLPLKKKNWKFYFDWAIKAFKLSSSIVKDETQIHTHICYSEVNDILKYISDLDADVITIETSRSKMELLNAFSNFAYQNEIGPGVYDIHSPRIPGVKEILNLINKASKKLPIKNLWINPDCGLKTRTWNEVMNSLKNMTTATKIAREQHASS, encoded by the coding sequence ATGTTGAAACATAATTTAGGTTATCCTAGAATAGGAATAAAAAGAGAATTGAAAAAAGCTTGTGAAGATTACTGGAATAATCTAATTACTTCAAAATCTTTATTTAATATTGGAAAACAAATAAGAATAAATAATTGGAAAACACAAGAAAACTGTGGATTAGATTTAATTCCATGTAATGATTTTAGTTTTTATGATCATGTATTAGATATGTCATTCTTACTTGGTAATATATCTGAATTATATTATACTCAATTTAAGGAAGATATAGATATTTATTTTGCTATGGCTAGAGGATTTCAAAAAAATAAATTTGATTTTAAAGCTATGGAAATGACTAAATGGTTTAATACAAATTATCATTACATAGTTCCAGAATTTGAAAAAAATCAAAAATTTGGAATTTATTCTATGAAAATATTTAATGAAATTGATGAATATAAAAAAATAATAAAAAATGCTATTCCAAAACCTGTTTTAATTGGACCTCTAACTTATTTATATTTAGGAAAGGAAAAAAATACCAATTTTAATAAATTAGATTTAATAGATAATTTATTACCTGTTTACATAGAAATTATACAACGGTTAATCAAGAAAAATATTAAATGGATACAACTAGATGAACCAATTTTAGTTTTTGATTCATTAAATGATCAAATAATAGAAGCATTGAAATACGTTTATAAAACCATTAATAAAATTTGTTCTAATAATGCCATTAACATAATATTAACTTCTTATTTTGATAGTATTGAAGAAAATAATTTATATATATTTAAAAATTTTTCTTCAACATTTAACTTACATATTGATTTAGTAGAAAATAATAGTAATTTAACTAAAATTTTAGATTTTTTTAAAGAAGAAAAAATGGGGCTTTCTTTAGGAATAATTAATGGAAAAAATATATGGAAAAACAATTATACTCATTCTATAAAAATTATTGAAAAAGCAATATTAAAATTAGGAAAAGAAAGAATTATTATTGCTCCTAGTTGTTCATTATTGCATATTCCAATTGATTTAGAATTTGAAGACTCTATTCCTATAAATATAATCAATAAAATGGCTTTTGCTAAACAAAAACTTTATGAATTAAATGATTTAGAAAAGATTTTAAATGGTCAAAAAGAAATACTTTTGAATAATTTTAAATATTTTGAAAAAAAAGAAAAAGAAAAATATATTTTTAAACAAATAAAAAAAGAAAATATAACAAGAACAAATGCTTTTCAAATTCGTCAAACAAAACAACAAAAAAAATTTAGACTTCCTTTATTTCCAACTACAACTATAGGGTCATTTCCTCAAACTAAAGAAATAAGAACTTTACGAAAAAAGTTAAAAAATCATGAAATTAGCCAACATCAATATGAAGAATTGATACAACAATATATAATAGATGCTATAAAAAAACAAGAAAAAATAAATTTAGATGTTTTGGTCCATGGTGAATTTGAAAGAAATGATATGGTAGAATTTTTTTCAGATAAATTACAAGGATTTGTGTCTACAAAAAACGGATGGGTACAAAGTTATGGCAGTAGATGTGTAAAACCTCCAGTGATTTATGAAGATGTAAAACGAGTTGATGATATGACTGTAAAATGGATATCATTTGCTCAATCTCAAACAAAAAAATTAATAAAAGGTATATTAACTGGACCGGTAACTATTTTAAAATGGTCTTTTGTAAGAGATGATCAACCATATTATGATACTGCTTATCAAATAGCATGGGCAATTAGAGAAGAAGTAAAATCTTTGGAAAATTCTGGGATTAAAATTATTCAAATAGATGAACCAGCGCTAAGAGAAGGATTACCATTAAAAAAGAAAAATTGGAAATTTTACTTTGATTGGGCAATTAAAGCATTTAAATTATCTTCTAGTATAGTTAAAGATGAGACACAAATTCATACACATATATGTTATAGTGAGGTAAATGATATTTTAAAATATATTTCTGATTTAGATGCTGATGTCATTACTATAGAAACTTCAAGATCTAAAATGGAACTTTTAAATGCGTTTTCGAATTTTGCATATCAAAATGAAATAGGTCCTGGTGTATATGATATTCATTCTCCAAGAATTCCTGGAGTCAAAGAAATATTAAATTTAATTAATAAAGCTTCAAAGAAATTACCTATTAAAAATCTTTGGATTAATCCAGATTGTGGATTAAAAACTAGAACTTGGAATGAAGTTATGAATTCTTTAAAAAATATGACAACAGCAACAAAAATAGCTAGAGAACAACATGCATCATCATAA
- a CDS encoding putative sugar nucleotidyl transferase, with protein MDEYFILYDGEIEWINLLPITFTKTISKIRIGILTIQDRWEKYIGGKSIICTKNFLSKKYILKKKLNIKNILMINSSFLPNDELLQLLFNLKENEAIFCSKTKTMVATRTSTSSSSYKTITKLNNKYKKIYSLDKVIYIKNIWDLFVNNDKVLRQDFDFLTKKKKSFSLLGPNYIIDKKNIFLEEDLYSYNVVLNAKIGPIYIEKGVQILEGSMIRGPAAICRNSLLNMGTKIYGATTIGPQCKVGGEIKNSIFISYSNKAHDGFVGDSIIGEWCNIGAGTNISNLRNDYSNNNKVWSYEKNNFIIIPIQFFGMIMGDYSKSSINTQFNTATIVGVGANIFGIGFPPKYIPSFSFGNHYNKKISFSQVCETAKRMMQRRNVCFSFIDKTILKYLYYST; from the coding sequence ATGGATGAATATTTTATATTATATGATGGAGAAATAGAATGGATTAATTTACTTCCTATTACATTTACTAAAACTATTTCAAAAATTCGTATAGGAATATTAACCATTCAAGATAGATGGGAAAAATATATTGGTGGAAAATCTATAATTTGTACAAAAAATTTTCTTTCAAAGAAATATATATTGAAAAAAAAATTAAATATAAAAAACATATTGATGATTAATTCATCATTTTTACCAAATGATGAATTATTACAATTACTATTTAATTTAAAAGAAAATGAAGCAATTTTTTGTTCCAAAACAAAAACAATGGTGGCTACACGTACAAGTACAAGTAGTAGTAGTTATAAAACTATAACTAAATTAAATAATAAATACAAAAAAATATATTCACTTGATAAAGTTATTTATATTAAAAATATATGGGATTTATTTGTTAATAACGATAAAGTTTTAAGACAAGATTTTGATTTTCTTACAAAAAAAAAGAAATCTTTTTCTTTATTAGGACCAAATTATATTATTGATAAAAAAAATATTTTTCTTGAAGAAGATTTGTATTCTTATAATGTTGTATTAAATGCTAAAATAGGTCCTATTTATATTGAAAAAGGAGTTCAAATTTTGGAAGGATCAATGATTCGTGGACCTGCAGCCATTTGTAGAAATTCTTTATTAAATATGGGAACTAAAATATATGGAGCAACTACTATAGGACCACAATGTAAAGTTGGTGGAGAAATAAAAAATTCTATATTTATTTCATATTCTAATAAAGCTCATGATGGTTTTGTAGGAGATTCTATAATTGGAGAATGGTGTAATATAGGAGCAGGAACTAATATATCTAATCTAAGAAATGATTATTCTAATAATAATAAAGTTTGGAGTTATGAAAAAAATAATTTTATTATAATTCCTATTCAATTTTTTGGTATGATTATGGGAGATTACTCTAAATCTTCTATTAATACTCAATTTAATACAGCTACAATAGTAGGAGTTGGGGCTAATATTTTTGGAATTGGATTTCCTCCAAAATATATTCCTTCTTTTTCTTTTGGTAATCATTATAATAAAAAAATATCTTTTTCACAAGTGTGTGAAACTGCCAAAAGAATGATGCAAAGAAGAAATGTATGTTTTTCATTTATAGATAAAACTATTTTAAAATATTTGTATTATTCAACATAA
- a CDS encoding type B 50S ribosomal protein L31 yields the protein MKKNIHPKNYRPVVFQDINNEKFFICKSTVITKEFIKLNGIEYPLYKMEISSYSHPFYTGEKKLIRKTGPSEKFKNKYKKYNI from the coding sequence ATGAAAAAAAATATACATCCAAAAAATTATAGACCAGTTGTTTTTCAAGATATTAATAATGAAAAATTTTTTATTTGTAAATCCACAGTAATTACAAAAGAATTTATAAAATTAAATGGAATAGAATATCCATTATACAAAATGGAAATATCTAGTTATTCACATCCATTTTATACTGGAGAAAAAAAATTGATTAGGAAAACAGGTCCATCAGAAAAATTTAAAAATAAATACAAAAAATATAATATTTAA
- a CDS encoding 3-oxoacyl-ACP synthase III family protein, producing MIRSIITGTGHYLPKKIIKSDYFLKYSFYDQKGLKIKKSNQEIINKFKKITEIEERRYVHKGLLNSDIATIAAKKALIHSKIYKEKIDYIISAHNYGDIHPLSYQSDLMPSIASRVKNKLKINNHKCRPYDMIFGCTGWIEGMILADQLIRSKYAKNILITSSETLSKVIDPHDQNAMIFSDGAGAAVLSAVDTTTKEEENYGILYFDSQCNTNEEFHYLTNGPSLNPNYTKSLLNIRMNGRRIYEYALNEVPKMLKNILDHVNLHLNDIKKILIHQANAKMDYAIFKRLLKLYNYSSIDKGLYKKLMPMTIQKFGNSSVATVPTLLDLILKGEMPNHNIQPGDTILMASLGAGMNINGMIYRFPYFKL from the coding sequence ATGATTAGATCAATCATTACAGGGACTGGGCATTATTTACCAAAAAAAATAATAAAAAGTGATTATTTTTTAAAATATTCTTTTTACGATCAAAAAGGTTTAAAAATAAAAAAATCTAATCAAGAAATTATTAATAAATTTAAAAAAATTACAGAAATAGAGGAAAGAAGATATGTACATAAAGGATTATTAAATTCTGATATTGCAACAATAGCCGCAAAAAAAGCGTTAATTCATTCTAAAATATACAAAGAAAAAATAGATTATATTATATCAGCACACAATTATGGAGATATTCATCCATTATCTTATCAATCTGATTTAATGCCCTCTATAGCATCTAGAGTAAAAAATAAACTTAAAATCAATAATCATAAATGTCGTCCATATGATATGATTTTTGGTTGTACAGGCTGGATAGAAGGAATGATATTAGCAGATCAGCTTATACGATCTAAATATGCTAAAAATATTTTAATTACAAGTTCAGAAACTTTATCTAAAGTAATAGATCCACATGATCAAAATGCTATGATATTTTCTGATGGTGCAGGAGCAGCGGTATTGTCTGCAGTAGATACTACTACTAAAGAAGAAGAAAATTATGGAATTCTTTATTTTGATTCTCAATGTAATACTAATGAAGAATTTCATTATCTTACTAATGGACCTTCTTTAAATCCAAATTATACAAAATCATTATTAAATATTAGAATGAATGGAAGAAGAATTTATGAGTATGCATTAAATGAAGTTCCAAAAATGTTAAAAAATATATTAGATCATGTTAATTTACATCTTAATGATATAAAAAAAATTTTAATTCATCAAGCTAATGCTAAAATGGATTATGCAATTTTCAAAAGATTGTTAAAATTGTATAATTATTCTTCAATAGACAAAGGATTATATAAAAAATTAATGCCTATGACTATTCAAAAATTTGGCAATTCTTCTGTAGCTACCGTCCCTACTTTATTAGATTTAATTCTTAAAGGAGAAATGCCTAATCATAATATTCAACCTGGAGATACAATTTTAATGGCCTCATTAGGAGCTGGTATGAATATTAATGGAATGATTTATAGATTTCCTTATTTTAAATTATAA
- the ubiE gene encoding bifunctional demethylmenaquinone methyltransferase/2-methoxy-6-polyprenyl-1,4-benzoquinol methylase UbiE, whose product MDKFYENIKLVKMFDHISSTYDLLNHLLSFGIDIYWRKKIIHLIYKYTNKQKYSKFSKKMILDLATGTGDIAILLAKKFQKDYIIAIDPSAKMLQIAKMKIKNHSLEKKIKLIQGYSYNIPFNNETFDIITISFGVRNFIDLNMSFREIFRILKPIGLLGILEFSYPSNFFIKKIYHFYSNFILKHIGNKISNNIFAYDYLKNSIHTFSFFGKKMKDLLKNHNIPIIYMQKLTFGIVTIYLSKKQK is encoded by the coding sequence ATGGACAAATTTTATGAAAATATAAAATTGGTAAAAATGTTTGATCATATATCTTCAACATATGATTTATTAAATCATTTATTATCTTTTGGTATTGATATTTATTGGAGAAAAAAAATTATTCATTTAATATATAAATATACTAATAAGCAAAAATATTCCAAATTTTCCAAAAAAATGATTTTAGATTTAGCAACTGGTACAGGCGATATAGCTATTTTACTTGCTAAAAAATTTCAAAAAGATTACATTATAGCTATAGATCCTTCTGCAAAAATGTTACAAATAGCAAAAATGAAAATAAAAAATCATTCATTAGAAAAAAAAATAAAACTCATTCAAGGATATTCATATAATATTCCTTTTAATAATGAAACTTTTGATATCATAACTATTTCTTTTGGAGTTAGAAATTTTATAGACTTAAATATGTCTTTTAGGGAAATATTTAGAATATTAAAACCAATAGGTTTGTTAGGAATATTAGAATTTTCTTACCCATCTAATTTTTTTATTAAAAAAATTTATCATTTTTATTCAAATTTTATATTAAAACATATAGGTAATAAAATTTCGAATAATATTTTTGCTTATGATTATTTAAAAAATTCTATTCATACTTTTTCATTTTTTGGAAAAAAAATGAAAGATTTGTTAAAAAATCATAATATACCAATTATTTATATGCAAAAATTAACATTTGGAATAGTTACTATTTATTTATCTAAAAAACAAAAATGA
- a CDS encoding GH3 auxin-responsive promoter family protein produces MKNFSGYLISFFIKKRIQNIELTLKYPIDIQHRLLKKLIFFSKRTEFGKKYKFHDIKNYQQFYNRIPLSKYIDIYPIIKRIRQGEKNVLWPGQVKWFAKSSGTTHTKSKYIPVTPLAMKECHYKAGQDMLSIYLHNHPETKMFFGKALRLGGSHKLHKNYNTFYGDLSSILIKNLPLWAEYISIPKKNIALMSEWEEKLKILIQETINQDVRIMLGVCSWLLIFLNQLLNFSNKKNINEIWPNLEVIFHGGVNFHPYRKQYNDIFYQHTPNYYNVYSASEGFFAVQDKKDSKDLLLLLNHGIFYEFISMDDFYHSYPKIIPLDEVELNKNYVLVISTNAGLWRYIVEDTIKFTNLTPYRIYISGRTTHFINSFGEELIMDNAEQALNKTCIKTDSIIHEYTAGPMYINKKHTGAHEWIIEFKKPPKNVFNFRDILDQELKYLNSDYEIKRYKNLVLQPPIIYIARNGLFYDWLKINKKLGGQNKIPRLSNNRKYLDDLLKIN; encoded by the coding sequence ATGAAGAATTTTTCTGGATATTTAATTTCGTTTTTTATTAAAAAAAGAATTCAAAATATAGAACTAACATTAAAATATCCTATAGATATTCAACATAGATTATTAAAAAAACTTATTTTTTTTTCTAAAAGAACAGAATTTGGTAAAAAATATAAATTCCATGATATTAAAAATTATCAACAATTCTATAATAGAATTCCTTTGTCTAAATACATAGATATTTACCCTATAATTAAACGAATTAGACAAGGTGAAAAAAACGTATTATGGCCAGGTCAAGTAAAATGGTTTGCTAAATCATCAGGAACTACACATACAAAAAGTAAATATATTCCAGTAACTCCTCTTGCAATGAAAGAATGTCATTATAAAGCAGGACAAGATATGTTATCTATATATTTACATAATCATCCAGAAACAAAAATGTTTTTTGGAAAAGCCCTTCGTTTAGGAGGTAGTCATAAATTACATAAAAATTATAATACATTTTATGGAGATTTATCTTCTATTTTAATTAAAAATCTTCCACTTTGGGCAGAATATATTAGTATTCCAAAAAAAAATATTGCATTGATGAGTGAATGGGAAGAAAAATTAAAAATTTTAATTCAAGAAACAATAAATCAAGACGTAAGAATTATGTTAGGAGTTTGTTCTTGGTTATTAATTTTTTTAAACCAATTATTAAATTTTTCTAATAAAAAAAATATTAATGAAATATGGCCAAATTTAGAAGTAATTTTTCATGGAGGTGTGAATTTTCATCCATATAGAAAACAATATAATGATATATTTTATCAACATACGCCTAATTATTATAATGTATATAGTGCATCAGAGGGTTTTTTTGCAGTACAAGATAAAAAAGATTCTAAAGATTTATTATTATTATTAAATCATGGAATTTTTTATGAATTTATTTCTATGGATGATTTTTATCATTCTTATCCAAAAATTATTCCTCTAGATGAAGTGGAATTAAATAAAAATTATGTTTTAGTAATATCTACTAATGCAGGTCTTTGGAGATATATTGTAGAGGACACCATTAAATTTACTAATTTAACTCCGTATAGAATTTATATTTCCGGAAGAACAACTCATTTTATCAACTCTTTTGGAGAAGAATTAATTATGGATAATGCGGAACAAGCTTTAAATAAAACTTGTATTAAAACTGATTCTATCATTCATGAATATACAGCTGGACCAATGTATATTAATAAAAAACATACTGGAGCTCATGAATGGATTATAGAATTTAAAAAACCTCCAAAAAACGTATTTAATTTTAGAGATATCTTGGATCAAGAATTAAAATATTTAAATTCTGATTATGAAATCAAAAGATATAAAAATTTAGTTTTACAACCTCCTATTATATATATAGCAAGAAATGGATTATTTTATGATTGGTTAAAGATAAATAAAAAATTAGGAGGTCAAAATAAGATCCCTCGTTTATCTAATAATAGAAAATATCTAGACGATTTACTTAAAATCAACTAA
- the rpsO gene encoding 30S ribosomal protein S15, whose translation MSLTVNKKQNIFKTYGKSMIDTGSSQSQIALFTYRINHLSNHLKKNKKDFNTERSLVKLVVKRKKLLKYLKKNNLDSYKQLIVLLGLRK comes from the coding sequence ATGTCTTTAACTGTAAATAAAAAACAAAATATATTTAAAACTTATGGAAAATCAATGATTGATACTGGATCTTCTCAATCACAAATTGCACTATTTACATATAGAATTAATCATTTAAGTAACCATTTAAAAAAAAATAAAAAGGATTTTAATACTGAAAGATCACTTGTAAAATTAGTTGTAAAAAGAAAAAAATTATTAAAATATTTAAAAAAAAATAACTTAGATAGTTATAAACAATTAATTGTTCTATTAGGGTTAAGAAAATAA
- a CDS encoding polyribonucleotide nucleotidyltransferase, with protein sequence MSKPNIIKEICFLEDGRTIVIETGELAKQADGSALIRANNTILLATVVVSKEIRNDMNFLPLTIDYREKYYAGGKIPGGFIKREGKPSDEEILTMRLVDRVLRPTFSDVFRKEIQIMISLLSYDKTFLPYELAALAASAALSVAGIPFNGPISEVRIIRINGKFIINPCLDQLEKADLDLIVGASKKSIIMLEGEMKEIKEDVLIQAISIAHKAIKKQIDAQIKLMIKLNKKNYLFELDVNRKSLSLLEQYTLKKKLFSYSYNLIKNMYNQFLDKKTRSIQEKLILNNFKKKNALNEKNELMIDQFYEKIKKKIITNMILKDNIRLDNRTYKQIRPIYGKVNYLPGVHGSALFSRGETQSLTTVTLGSSSDANKIDNVIMEDHEKFYIHYNFPPFSTGEIRQIRGVSRREIGHGNLAKRALKNLIINDNPYTIRIVSDILESNGSSSMATVCASSLALMDAGIPLINPVSGIAMGLFINHNKTVILSDILGEEDGFGEMDFKITGTTNGITACQMDVKKQVLSLDILYQILNQALQGRKFILEQMRKILPTHRTQLKSSAPKIHIIKIPKKFIGSVIGPGGKVIQEIQSCTETNIIIEEKEDIGYIEIIGNDLNKIYQAIDRIKEITFVPKIGTIYKATVKNIKNFGVFVEISKGVEGLLHISEICWKRLKNIEDELNLGDTINVKLIGFDNKNHKMKFSRKVLLPKPTKNNDE encoded by the coding sequence ATGTCAAAGCCAAATATAATAAAAGAAATTTGCTTTTTAGAAGATGGTCGTACTATAGTAATAGAAACTGGAGAATTGGCCAAACAAGCTGATGGATCTGCCTTGATTAGAGCAAATAATACGATTTTATTAGCAACTGTAGTTGTGTCTAAAGAAATAAGAAATGATATGAATTTTTTACCACTCACTATTGATTATAGAGAAAAGTATTATGCAGGAGGCAAAATTCCTGGAGGGTTCATTAAAAGAGAAGGAAAACCATCTGATGAAGAAATATTGACAATGAGATTAGTAGATAGAGTATTGAGACCAACATTTTCAGATGTTTTTAGAAAAGAAATACAAATTATGATTTCTCTTTTATCTTACGATAAAACATTTTTACCATATGAATTAGCAGCATTAGCTGCATCAGCTGCATTGTCAGTTGCAGGAATTCCATTTAATGGGCCTATATCTGAAGTACGTATTATACGTATAAATGGAAAATTTATAATAAATCCTTGTTTAGATCAATTAGAAAAAGCAGATTTAGATTTAATAGTAGGAGCATCTAAAAAATCTATTATTATGTTAGAAGGAGAAATGAAAGAAATCAAAGAAGATGTTCTTATTCAAGCTATTTCTATAGCTCATAAAGCAATTAAAAAACAAATAGATGCTCAAATTAAATTAATGATAAAACTTAATAAAAAAAATTATCTATTTGAATTAGATGTTAATAGAAAATCATTGTCTTTATTAGAACAATATACATTGAAAAAAAAATTATTTTCATATTCTTATAATTTAATAAAAAATATGTATAATCAATTTTTAGATAAAAAAACAAGATCTATTCAAGAAAAATTGATTTTAAATAATTTTAAAAAAAAAAATGCTTTAAATGAAAAAAATGAATTAATGATTGATCAATTTTATGAAAAAATTAAAAAAAAAATCATAACCAATATGATTTTAAAAGATAATATTAGATTAGATAATAGAACTTATAAACAAATACGACCTATATACGGTAAAGTAAACTATTTACCAGGAGTTCATGGATCTGCATTATTCTCAAGAGGAGAAACACAATCTTTAACTACAGTGACTTTAGGATCGTCTTCAGACGCTAATAAAATTGATAATGTTATCATGGAAGATCATGAAAAATTTTATATACACTATAATTTTCCTCCTTTTTCTACTGGGGAAATACGTCAAATTAGAGGTGTTTCTAGACGTGAAATAGGTCATGGTAATTTAGCAAAAAGAGCATTAAAAAATTTAATTATAAATGATAATCCTTATACAATAAGAATTGTTTCTGATATTTTAGAATCTAATGGGTCTTCATCTATGGCAACAGTTTGTGCATCTAGTTTAGCATTAATGGATGCTGGAATTCCATTAATCAATCCAGTATCTGGAATTGCTATGGGATTGTTTATAAATCATAATAAAACTGTTATATTATCTGATATTCTTGGAGAAGAAGATGGATTTGGAGAAATGGATTTCAAAATTACTGGTACTACAAATGGAATTACTGCATGTCAAATGGATGTAAAAAAACAAGTATTATCTTTGGATATTTTATATCAAATATTAAATCAAGCATTACAAGGTAGGAAATTTATATTAGAACAAATGAGGAAAATATTACCAACACATCGAACACAGTTAAAATCATCTGCTCCAAAAATACATATTATCAAAATTCCTAAAAAATTTATAGGGTCTGTCATTGGACCTGGTGGAAAAGTTATTCAAGAAATACAATCTTGTACAGAAACTAATATTATCATTGAAGAAAAAGAAGATATTGGTTATATTGAAATTATTGGAAATGATTTAAATAAAATTTATCAAGCTATTGATAGAATTAAAGAAATTACGTTTGTTCCAAAAATAGGAACCATTTACAAAGCTACAGTAAAAAATATTAAAAATTTTGGAGTGTTTGTAGAAATATCAAAAGGAGTAGAAGGATTATTACATATTTCAGAAATATGTTGGAAAAGATTAAAAAATATAGAAGATGAATTAAATTTAGGAGACACTATTAATGTAAAATTAATTGGATTTGATAATAAAAATCACAAAATGAAATTTTCTAGAAAAGTTTTATTACCTAAACCAACAAAAAATAATGATGAATAG